One Synechococcus sp. MU1617 DNA window includes the following coding sequences:
- a CDS encoding DUF1543 domain-containing protein — protein sequence MSSAKKLFLVVLGGRCKGCHVEQHDVRWVVGETIEATLPALRQEWIGLRRGLHIDSYRCIDHVDGHRVEVVEQAQDRSSADGQQLWFVNLGAYDPTSMAEQHAFGVIVARSSASAKALARQRWLQGQEQVHKDDLHPVEMDSALDDLLPIHGNGQWHLRLIADPQVDVAPAHPDWYGYWTI from the coding sequence ATGAGCAGCGCAAAGAAGCTGTTCCTGGTGGTGCTGGGCGGGCGTTGCAAGGGCTGCCATGTCGAGCAGCACGATGTGCGCTGGGTGGTGGGGGAGACCATTGAGGCCACGCTGCCGGCCCTGCGGCAGGAATGGATCGGGCTTCGCCGTGGCTTGCACATCGACAGCTATCGCTGCATCGACCATGTCGATGGCCATCGCGTTGAGGTTGTTGAGCAAGCGCAGGATCGATCCAGTGCTGATGGTCAGCAGCTGTGGTTCGTCAACCTTGGCGCCTATGACCCCACGTCAATGGCGGAACAGCACGCCTTTGGGGTGATCGTGGCCCGATCTTCAGCCTCAGCAAAAGCACTGGCACGCCAGCGTTGGCTCCAAGGACAGGAGCAAGTCCACAAGGATGACCTTCATCCTGTCGAAATGGACAGCGCGCTCGATGATCTGCTGCCGATTCACGGAAACGGCCAATGGCATTTGAGACTGATCGCGGATCCCCAAGTCGACGTCGCCCCAGCCCATCCCGATTGGTACGGCTACTGGACGATCTGA
- a CDS encoding ligase-associated DNA damage response DEXH box helicase produces MAPLKKSAKAKAKAKPKSSDPRLNPIHAWFARKNWAPLPFQRQTWEAYLAGQSGLIQVPTGSGKTFAAVMGPIARMLAEEQPLKGIRLLYITPLRALSRDLSLAIREPIEAMGWPIRVGIRNGDSSSSERTKQLKAPPQILVTTPESLALLLSNAKAEELFGQLQTVILDEWHELMGSKRGSQTELCLSWLRQLRPQLQTWAISATIGNIEQAARHALGTAEEPQLIGGAPARSTEIQSILPETIDGFPWAGHLGLRMYEELVARLNPGISTLLFTNTRNQSERWHQCLRFACPEMEEGLALHHSAIDRGEREAIEASVKAGGIRWVVCTSSLDLGVDFQPVEQVVQIGSPKNLARLLQRAGRSAHLPGGTSQVLFMPTNALELLELSAVRRGLTEGLVEQRKPPNAPLDVLLQHLTGLACGPGFNPEQTLQAVRSCAAYAELSPDDWDWCMLFLEQGGECLGAYPRYRKLEWEETSQHYRVRDKAIARLHRLNVGTITAAPAITVRFVRGAVLGHVEETFISQLKPKDVFFFSGRQLEFVRLRDMTAYVKVSTKKTRTVPAWAGGQMALSDLLTHHLRLEVDRASRGDLDNAELQALKPLFDRQQDISVLPTIGQLLIETCHTREGTHLFAFPFEGRFVHEGIGFLWASRLTRLERGTITVSVNDYGFELLAPKSYPMAELLEDHFDLLLDRQKLELDLKNALNLSELQRRRFRAIAQIAGLMNRGFPGSSKSTGQLQISASLLFDVFSRHEPNNRLLLQAQQEVLDDQLEISRLEAALERAASQEWLHVETPRPSPLAFPLLVERLNNRMSNESVLERVQRMKEEAIRKEG; encoded by the coding sequence ATGGCGCCTTTAAAAAAGAGTGCAAAAGCGAAGGCAAAGGCCAAGCCAAAAAGCAGCGACCCTCGGTTGAACCCGATTCATGCCTGGTTCGCGAGGAAAAACTGGGCACCGCTCCCGTTTCAACGCCAAACCTGGGAGGCCTACCTCGCCGGTCAGAGCGGATTGATCCAAGTACCAACTGGATCCGGCAAAACCTTCGCCGCCGTGATGGGGCCGATCGCCCGGATGTTGGCGGAGGAGCAGCCATTGAAAGGAATACGCCTGCTCTACATCACGCCATTGCGAGCCCTCAGCCGCGACTTGTCACTGGCGATCCGCGAACCGATTGAGGCGATGGGTTGGCCGATTCGGGTGGGCATCCGTAATGGCGACAGCAGCAGCAGCGAACGCACCAAACAGCTCAAGGCACCGCCACAGATTCTGGTGACGACTCCAGAGTCCCTCGCCCTGCTGCTCAGCAACGCCAAGGCCGAAGAGCTGTTTGGTCAGCTGCAGACGGTGATCCTCGATGAATGGCACGAGTTGATGGGCAGCAAACGGGGCAGCCAGACGGAGCTGTGCCTGAGCTGGTTGCGGCAGCTCCGCCCCCAGCTCCAGACCTGGGCCATCAGTGCCACCATCGGCAACATCGAGCAGGCAGCGCGCCATGCCTTAGGGACAGCAGAGGAGCCGCAGCTGATCGGAGGCGCCCCAGCCCGCAGCACGGAAATTCAGAGCATCCTTCCTGAGACGATCGATGGCTTCCCTTGGGCCGGACACCTCGGGTTGCGGATGTACGAGGAGCTGGTGGCCCGCCTCAATCCCGGGATCAGCACCTTGCTGTTCACCAACACCCGCAATCAGTCGGAGCGTTGGCACCAATGTCTGCGCTTCGCCTGCCCGGAAATGGAGGAGGGATTGGCTCTGCACCACAGCGCCATCGACCGCGGCGAGCGGGAAGCGATCGAAGCCTCCGTGAAGGCCGGTGGCATTCGTTGGGTGGTGTGCACCAGCTCTCTGGATCTCGGGGTGGACTTCCAACCCGTGGAACAGGTGGTGCAGATCGGCAGCCCCAAGAATCTGGCGCGGCTGCTGCAGCGGGCGGGACGGTCAGCGCACTTACCCGGCGGAACATCCCAGGTGCTGTTCATGCCCACCAATGCGCTCGAACTGCTCGAGCTCAGTGCTGTGCGACGGGGGCTGACGGAGGGTCTGGTGGAACAACGCAAACCGCCGAACGCCCCGCTGGATGTGCTGCTGCAGCACCTCACGGGGCTGGCCTGCGGCCCTGGCTTCAATCCCGAGCAGACCTTGCAGGCCGTGCGGAGCTGTGCGGCCTACGCCGAGCTGAGCCCGGACGACTGGGACTGGTGCATGCTGTTTCTCGAGCAGGGCGGGGAGTGCCTCGGGGCCTATCCCCGCTACCGCAAACTCGAGTGGGAGGAGACAAGCCAGCACTACCGGGTGCGCGACAAGGCCATCGCCCGGCTGCACCGTCTCAATGTCGGAACAATCACGGCCGCACCGGCGATCACGGTGCGTTTTGTGCGTGGTGCTGTGCTCGGCCATGTGGAGGAGACCTTCATCAGCCAGCTGAAGCCGAAGGATGTGTTCTTTTTCTCCGGCCGCCAGCTGGAGTTCGTACGGCTGCGGGACATGACCGCTTACGTGAAGGTGAGCACAAAAAAAACGCGCACGGTGCCTGCCTGGGCTGGAGGGCAGATGGCCCTCTCCGATCTGCTGACCCATCACCTGCGTCTCGAGGTGGACCGAGCCAGCCGTGGTGACTTGGACAACGCTGAACTGCAGGCTCTGAAGCCCCTGTTTGATCGGCAACAGGACATCTCGGTGTTGCCGACGATTGGGCAGCTGTTGATTGAGACCTGTCACACCCGGGAAGGCACGCACCTGTTTGCTTTCCCCTTTGAAGGACGGTTCGTTCATGAGGGCATCGGCTTCCTCTGGGCGTCGCGGCTCACCCGTCTGGAGCGGGGCACGATCACGGTGTCGGTGAACGACTACGGCTTTGAGCTGTTGGCACCGAAGAGCTACCCCATGGCGGAGTTGCTGGAGGATCACTTCGATCTGCTGCTTGATCGTCAAAAGCTGGAGCTGGATCTGAAAAACGCACTGAATCTTTCCGAGCTGCAACGGCGACGCTTTCGCGCCATCGCCCAGATCGCTGGCCTAATGAACCGGGGATTCCCTGGATCCAGCAAAAGCACCGGTCAGCTTCAGATCAGTGCCTCGCTGCTGTTCGATGTGTTCAGCCGCCATGAACCGAACAACCGCTTACTGCTACAAGCGCAGCAGGAGGTGCTCGACGACCAGTTGGAGATCTCACGCTTGGAGGCGGCCTTGGAACGCGCTGCAAGCCAGGAATGGCTGCACGTTGAAACCCCGCGGCCCAGCCCGCTGGCCTTTCCACTGCTGGTGGAGCGGCTCAACAACAGGATGAGCAATGAATCCGTTTTGGAGCGGGTTCAGCGGATGAAGGAGGAAGCCATCCGCAAAGAGGGTTGA
- a CDS encoding ATP-dependent DNA ligase — MRAFQDLFNQLDQVTGTKAKVQALVDHFQGVDPGEAAWALTLLLGKRRRRLITGRRLRDILRDRGGLPDWLIDDCYGQVGDSAETISLLWPAVQERVKATDPGLPSGEGDMPLRWWMDTLLPAISTRSDDDQANAVIWLWHSTPPDQHFIVNKLLTGGFRVGVSTGLISRAIAEAFDLEESLVVQRLMGGFEPSAERFVQLTACATADEHRSSGTPYPFYLASPLEPERLQETSAKDWQLEWKWDGIRGQLIHRGSGVYLWSRGEELVNESFPELVEIAQALPSGSVLDGELICWQRNAATPLGFDQLQRRLGRKTVGATLKRDCPMQFIAYDLLEHQGVDIRQQGLRQRQQQLAALLENIEHPESWRLQQSPSWSINTWEELETQRNQARQHNAEGLMLKQAESPYLSGRKRGNWWKHKLEPMTLDAVLLYAQAGSGRRANLFTDYTFGLWTNAEEPQLVTFAKAYSGLNDAEILELDRWIRRNTLQRFGPARSVQAELVFEIGFEGIHPSKRHKSGIAVRFPRILRWRRDKPADEADSLQTAMALIQNR; from the coding sequence ATGCGGGCCTTTCAGGACCTGTTCAATCAGCTGGATCAGGTCACAGGCACCAAGGCCAAGGTGCAGGCGCTGGTGGATCACTTTCAGGGGGTCGATCCAGGGGAAGCGGCTTGGGCGTTGACGCTGCTGTTGGGCAAACGACGCCGCCGCTTGATCACCGGTCGCCGACTGCGCGACATTCTGCGGGACCGCGGTGGTCTTCCGGATTGGCTGATCGACGACTGCTACGGCCAAGTGGGCGACTCAGCCGAAACCATCAGCCTGCTCTGGCCCGCCGTGCAAGAGCGGGTTAAAGCAACCGATCCCGGTCTTCCCAGCGGGGAGGGAGACATGCCCCTGCGCTGGTGGATGGACACCCTGCTGCCGGCCATCAGCACCAGAAGCGATGACGACCAAGCCAATGCCGTGATCTGGCTCTGGCACAGCACCCCGCCCGACCAGCACTTCATCGTCAACAAGTTGCTCACGGGCGGATTCCGTGTCGGCGTGTCGACGGGACTGATCAGCCGCGCCATCGCCGAGGCGTTTGATCTGGAGGAAAGTCTTGTGGTGCAACGGCTGATGGGCGGCTTTGAGCCCTCCGCTGAGCGATTCGTTCAACTCACCGCCTGCGCGACCGCGGATGAACACCGTTCCAGTGGCACCCCCTACCCCTTTTATCTCGCCAGTCCCCTGGAACCCGAACGACTGCAGGAGACATCCGCAAAAGATTGGCAACTGGAGTGGAAATGGGACGGGATCCGCGGTCAGCTGATTCATCGCGGTTCCGGCGTCTACCTCTGGAGCCGTGGAGAAGAACTGGTCAACGAGAGCTTCCCTGAGCTTGTGGAGATAGCCCAGGCCTTGCCATCCGGCAGCGTTCTCGACGGCGAACTGATCTGCTGGCAACGGAACGCGGCCACACCGCTTGGCTTTGATCAGCTGCAACGACGGCTCGGCCGCAAAACCGTTGGAGCAACGTTGAAACGGGACTGCCCGATGCAGTTCATCGCCTACGACCTGCTGGAACATCAGGGTGTCGACATCCGCCAGCAGGGATTAAGGCAGCGTCAGCAGCAACTGGCTGCGCTGCTGGAAAACATCGAGCATCCCGAGTCGTGGCGGCTGCAGCAGAGCCCGTCCTGGTCGATCAACACCTGGGAGGAGCTGGAGACACAACGCAACCAGGCCCGTCAACACAACGCCGAAGGCCTGATGCTCAAACAAGCGGAATCGCCTTATCTGAGCGGGCGCAAGCGCGGCAACTGGTGGAAGCACAAGCTGGAGCCGATGACCCTCGACGCAGTGCTCCTCTATGCCCAGGCCGGCAGTGGGCGACGCGCCAACCTGTTCACCGACTACACCTTCGGCCTCTGGACCAACGCGGAAGAGCCGCAGTTGGTGACCTTCGCCAAGGCCTATTCCGGCCTCAACGACGCCGAAATCCTCGAGCTTGACCGCTGGATCCGACGCAACACCCTGCAGCGCTTCGGGCCGGCACGATCCGTTCAAGCAGAACTGGTGTTTGAGATTGGATTTGAAGGGATTCATCCTTCCAAACGCCACAAATCCGGCATCGCCGTGCGTTTCCCACGCATCCTGCGCTGGCGACGCGACAAACCCGCCGATGAAGCGGATTCACTCCAAACAGCGATGGCGTTGATCCAGAACCGCTGA